Sequence from the bacterium genome:
CGCCGGGGCGGCGGAGAGGAGCAGCGCGGGGGGCGCGAAGCGCGCGTCGAGCGCCGCCGGATGCGCGCGGTCGCCCGTGCGCACGAGGCGCGCGATCGGCAGCAGGTCGAAACCGTCCGCCGGCTCGCCGCCGAAGATCAGCCGCAGGTTGAGGTCGAGGAACTCGACGGTCTGCGGATCGCCGCCGGTCTCGAGATCCGCGACCTCGATCCGGCGCACCACGTAGCGCGCGCCGCCGTCGGCCGCGTCTTCTTCGGCGGTCTGCGGCGAACGCTCGTCGAGCCGCCGCACGCCGACGAAGACGTCGAGCGGCCGGCCGGCCTCGGCCATCAGCGCCTCGAAGCTCCGTCCGGGCAGCCGCGCCGCGCCGGGCAGATCGATCACCGTGCCGTCGGGCAGAACGCCTTCGAGCGCCGCGACCTCCAGCCGGAAGTTGTCGAGCGGAACAGGATCGACCTCGACGCGCGCCACGCCCCAGCCGAACGGGGCGAGCGCGCGCAGACGGGCCGCGACGCGCCCTTCGGCGTCCAACTCGTGCCGCTGGAAGTGGTGCGGGCGAAGAAACAGCCCTTCCTTCCAGCGCACGGGCCGCGACTTGCTCATGCGTTTCCTCCGGGATCCCCTGTGGTTGACGCTTTATATCGCATCCAAGGCCGCTTGCGGAAGCTTTTTCCCGCGGATATTCGGCGGTTGATGCGCCCTTCGCGGCTTTGCTACAGTCTTTCAACAACGCCGCGGAGCGGCGGACCGAACGGCGCCGGCTTTCGGCGCCGCGGAAGCGCGAGGAAGAAATGGACGAGCCGCTCGAGACGGGAGCGAAGGCCGAGTCGTTCGAGGAGGCGCTTCGCCGCACGCTGAAGGCGATCGCGGACGGGCGTCCGGGGACGCCGGAAGCAGGCTTGGACCGGGAGCGGGCCGAACTGCTCGCGCTGGTCGCGGAGCTTTGCCGCTTCGCGCAGGCGGTGGACGCCGGCGTGGCCTATTTCCTGATGGAGCTGAACGTCGGCCCCGGCATGAACACGCTGCAGCTCAAGACGGCGAGCCAGATGATCGGCAACCGGCTGCAGGCGTTCCTCGCCGGGCAGGACGGCGCGCTGGAGGGGCTGAAGCTGAGCCTGGAGCGGAACCGCCGCTTCCTGATCGACCTCAACGAGGCCTACCGCGCGGCGATCCCCGCGGGCGCGGCGAAGCTGCTCGAGGCGACCTCGGCGCGCGCGGCGGCGAAGAAGCACAAGCGGGTCTTCGGGCTCGGGGCGAAGGACGCGCTGCGCGAGGTCGCGGCGAAGCAGGGCGACGCGGCGTCGCTCCCGCCGGAGGACCTCTTCCAGCACTACTTCGGCGAGGCGTTCATCGCCGAGCTGGCCAAGCGCTCCGGCGCCTGAGCGGAGCGCGTCGTCGGCGCGTCGTCGCCGGCTTCGCCTGAAAATGAACAGGGGCCGCGTCCGCGCGGCCCCTGTTTCATGAAATCGCGCGCGCCGTTCAGCGCGCCGGGAACGCGGCCAGCGTCTCGAGCAGCGCCTTCTGGAACTCGGCCGGCTTCTCGAACTGCGGGAAGTGCCCCGAACCGGCGATCGCCAGCGCTTCGAAGTCCGGGTGGTACTTGCGGTTCGCCGCGAGGTTCGCGGCGCGCCGGTCGCCGTTGATCGCCTTGATCGGCGCCCGCGTCGCCTTGAGTCCCGCCGCCTCGTCGTAGGCGATCAGCGACTCCATCGAGCCGATCGCGGCGGCGGGATCGGCCGAAGCCATCTCGTCGGCCACGCGCTTCACCAACTGCGGATCGGCCTCTTTGCCGAAGATCGCGGGGATGAACTGCCGCGTCGTCCCCGGCAGGTCGGCCTTCATCCGCTCCAGGAACTCCGCCTCCCCCTTCGGGTCGCGCGCGTCGGCGTCGAGCAGGGTGTCCACCGGAACGATCCCCACGACGCGCTCGGGCATGATCCGCGCCGCCTCGAGCGCGACCGGCCCGCCCATCGAGTGGCCGACGAGGATGATCTTGCCGAGGCCGAGCTTCTCGACGACCGTCTTCACGTCGGCGGCGTAGGCCTGCATCGTCCACGCCTTGCGGCCGTGGCCCGACTTGCCGTGCCCGGCGAGGTCGAGCGTCACGACGCGGTGCGTCTTCGCCACCTCCGGCAGCACGCCGCTCCAGTAGCCTTGGTTCCCCGACCAGCAGTGAATGAAGACGACCGCCGGCCGCCCCTGCCCTTCGGCGTGGTAGGCGATCGGCGTGCGGTCGGCGTACGACGGGACGACCCCGTCCACCGGCGCGCCCGGCTTCGGCGACGCCGCGAGCGCGAGCGGCGCAAGGGACAACAGCGCAAAGAACGTCGCGAACAGCTTTCCGCGCATCTTCGGTCTCTCCTTGCGCCGCCTGCGGCGCGACATGGTTCACTGGCCCAGCGCGTCGATCTCCACTTCGGCGACGACGACCGGGTGCACGAACTTGAGCCGTTCAAGGACCGCCGGATGGACTTCGCCCAGGCGCGCGACGGTCCGCCCGCCGAGCCGCACCTCCGCGCCGCGCCCCGGCAGGAACAGATCCGAGGAGCTCGGCGCGTAGACCGCGGCGCCCGCGGGCACGCCCATCTCGGCGAGGAACTGGTCGAGCGCCGAGCGGCCGACCGCGTACCCCTGCCCGTCGCCGGCGATCGCCAGCGCGGCGAGCAGCTTCTCGCCGCCGCCGGTCGGCGTGGTCGGATCGACGAAGCAGGCCACGCCGACCTCGCAGAGCCGCTGCGGGTAGGTGTGGCCGAGGTTCACGGCGAGGGTGTCGAGCAGCCCCGGCACGAGCGACGTGCGCACGACCGCCTGGTCCTGCGTCACCGGGTTCTCGATCGTCACCGGCTCGGCGCCGTCCGCGCCGCGCCGCGCGGCTTCCGCCGAAACGAGCGAGAGGGTCATCACTTCGAGGAACCCTTGGCCGACGAGCGCGCGGCGGGCGAGCGCCTGCCGCTCCTCGCGCGGATCCGGCTTGCCGTACGTCGCCGAGGTCAGCTCCACCGCCGGGAGACGGTCGTAGCCGTAGGCGATCGCGACGTCCTCGAAGAGGTCGCGCGGGTGGAGGATGTCGGCCCGCCACGCCGGCACGAAGACGCGGATCTTGTCCCCCTCGCGCCGCGCCTCGTGCCGCATCCGCCGCAGCAGGTCGAGCACCTCGTCCGGCGTCCAGGGCACGCCGATCAGCCGCCCGGCCGCCGCGGGGTCGATCACGACTTCCTGCG
This genomic interval carries:
- a CDS encoding alpha/beta hydrolase; its protein translation is MRGKLFATFFALLSLAPLALAASPKPGAPVDGVVPSYADRTPIAYHAEGQGRPAVVFIHCWSGNQGYWSGVLPEVAKTHRVVTLDLAGHGKSGHGRKAWTMQAYAADVKTVVEKLGLGKIILVGHSMGGPVALEAARIMPERVVGIVPVDTLLDADARDPKGEAEFLERMKADLPGTTRQFIPAIFGKEADPQLVKRVADEMASADPAAAIGSMESLIAYDEAAGLKATRAPIKAINGDRRAANLAANRKYHPDFEALAIAGSGHFPQFEKPAEFQKALLETLAAFPAR